A stretch of Myroides oncorhynchi DNA encodes these proteins:
- a CDS encoding DUF6913 domain-containing protein, producing the protein MWFNTLKKRSLSKVVEKSTLKALPADFKYEFKEVGILVNKSDARIIPDLIKAFERKGISGVKIKVLIYTSENKKILEEGCFGMKDFTISGSTENIEILDFIEKQFDILVSYYTNKAVPLMWMTAKSNALFKVGVSSENTMLNHFSLVLESLEVDSFIENLYKYINVFKH; encoded by the coding sequence ATGTGGTTTAATACTTTAAAGAAAAGATCACTCAGTAAAGTAGTAGAAAAGTCAACATTAAAAGCATTACCTGCGGATTTTAAATATGAGTTTAAAGAAGTAGGAATCTTAGTTAATAAATCAGATGCTCGTATTATTCCTGACTTAATCAAAGCATTTGAGAGAAAAGGGATAAGTGGTGTTAAGATAAAAGTTTTAATTTACACTTCTGAGAATAAGAAAATATTGGAAGAAGGGTGTTTTGGAATGAAAGATTTTACTATTTCTGGTAGTACTGAGAATATTGAGATACTTGATTTTATTGAAAAGCAATTTGACATATTAGTTAGTTATTATACTAATAAAGCTGTACCATTAATGTGGATGACAGCAAAGTCGAATGCTTTATTTAAGGTAGGTGTTTCGAGTGAGAATACAATGCTAAATCATTTTAGTTTAGTATTAGAAAGTCTAGAGGTAGACAGTTTTATTGAGAATTTATATAAATATATAAACGTTTTTAAACATTAA
- the dapA gene encoding 4-hydroxy-tetrahydrodipicolinate synthase, producing MQSLIGTGVALVTPFRNDFSVDVEALQDLVEYTTARGVEYLVVLGTTGESATLSNEEKQLVKRTVIKANKQRLPLVLGVGGNNTQAVLEELNEENLEGFDAILSVSPYYNKPTQEGIYQHFKQIALKSLLPIILYNVPGRTGSNMAVSTVVRLANEFSNIIGIKEAAGSMVQGMELIRQSTRKEFLVISGDDAIALPLVLAGGAGVISVIGQGVPQKFTDMIRFGLKGNVKEAFELQYQLMPIIDMIFEQGNPAGIKEILKVEGVMGNTLRLPLVPVDAELASRIDKEYKSLN from the coding sequence ATGCAATCACTTATTGGTACGGGAGTGGCATTAGTAACGCCATTTAGAAACGATTTTTCTGTAGATGTAGAAGCATTACAGGATTTGGTAGAATACACAACAGCAAGAGGGGTAGAATATCTAGTAGTATTAGGAACTACAGGAGAATCAGCTACGCTTAGCAACGAAGAGAAACAATTAGTCAAACGTACCGTTATAAAGGCTAATAAGCAAAGATTGCCATTAGTATTAGGAGTAGGAGGAAATAATACACAAGCTGTATTAGAAGAGTTAAATGAAGAGAATTTAGAAGGATTTGATGCAATATTATCGGTATCACCTTATTATAATAAACCAACGCAGGAAGGTATTTATCAGCATTTTAAGCAAATAGCACTTAAGAGTCTGTTGCCTATTATTTTATATAATGTTCCAGGTAGAACAGGGAGTAATATGGCTGTTAGTACAGTAGTACGTTTAGCAAATGAGTTTAGCAATATAATTGGTATAAAGGAAGCTGCTGGAAGCATGGTACAAGGAATGGAACTTATCCGTCAAAGTACGCGTAAAGAGTTCTTAGTTATTTCGGGGGATGATGCTATAGCATTGCCTTTAGTGTTAGCAGGTGGAGCGGGAGTTATTTCTGTTATTGGACAAGGAGTGCCACAGAAATTTACGGATATGATTCGCTTTGGTTTAAAAGGAAATGTAAAGGAAGCTTTTGAACTACAATATCAATTAATGCCTATTATAGATATGATATTTGAGCAAGGTAATCCTGCTGGAATAAAAGAGATATTAAAAGTGGAAGGTGTAATGGGAAACACATTGCGTTTACCTCTAGTTCCAGTTGATGCTGAATTAGCATCGCGAATAGACAAAGAATACAAATCGCTTAATTAA
- a CDS encoding DUF6495 family protein: MKYTRLTKEQLEELHPEFINFLVSQQIDKNEWDKIKEEKPEVADQELDIFSDLIWEGVLNTAKYLEHYSKNYIFLFGFDDKEIKTIVIKAKQSDIDFLTKEGLQWLSDAIFTEDVEVRHGGKGFGDDRNSEIFGLIQQGAILSEGHLYGQFKEMLKL, translated from the coding sequence ATGAAATATACTAGGCTTACTAAAGAGCAGTTAGAGGAATTACATCCTGAGTTTATTAATTTTTTGGTCTCACAGCAGATAGATAAAAATGAATGGGATAAGATAAAGGAAGAAAAGCCTGAAGTAGCTGACCAAGAATTAGATATATTCTCTGACTTGATTTGGGAGGGTGTTTTGAATACAGCAAAGTATTTAGAGCATTATTCTAAGAATTATATCTTTTTATTCGGGTTTGATGATAAAGAGATAAAGACTATCGTTATTAAAGCTAAGCAATCGGATATAGATTTTTTAACAAAGGAAGGTTTGCAATGGTTGTCTGATGCGATTTTTACAGAAGATGTAGAAGTTAGACATGGAGGTAAAGGGTTTGGTGATGATCGAAATAGTGAAATTTTTGGTTTAATACAACAAGGAGCTATCTTAAGCGAGGGGCATTTATATGGACAATTTAAAGAAATGCTTAAGTTATAA
- the rplI gene encoding 50S ribosomal protein L9, which translates to MEIILKQDVQKLGFKDDVVTVKPGYGRNYLIPQGIAILATPSAKKVLAENLRQRAHKEAKIVADAKVVAEALKALDIKITVKAGGEKLFGSVTNADIAEVFAKNGQSVDKKFITSGVIKRLGKYTANVRLHRDVIVEVDYEVIAEQE; encoded by the coding sequence ATGGAAATTATCTTAAAACAAGACGTTCAAAAGTTAGGATTTAAAGATGACGTAGTAACTGTTAAACCAGGATACGGACGTAACTATTTAATCCCTCAAGGAATTGCTATCTTAGCTACTCCATCTGCTAAAAAAGTATTAGCTGAGAACTTAAGACAAAGAGCGCACAAAGAAGCTAAAATTGTAGCTGATGCTAAAGTTGTAGCTGAAGCATTAAAAGCTTTAGATATCAAAATCACTGTTAAAGCTGGTGGTGAGAAATTATTCGGATCTGTAACTAATGCAGATATCGCTGAGGTTTTCGCTAAAAACGGTCAATCAGTTGATAAAAAATTCATCACTTCAGGAGTTATCAAACGTTTAGGTAAATATACTGCAAACGTTCGTTTACACCGTGATGTAATCGTTGAAGTAGATTACGAAGTAATCGCTGAGCAAGAATAG
- the ligA gene encoding NAD-dependent DNA ligase LigA, protein MDIKAQLELLRKELNDHNYNYYVLDNPTISDFDFDQKLKVLEQLELAHTEYYDINSPTQRVGGTVTKNFNTVVHRHRMYSLDNSYSKEDLLDWEQRVQKVLGDVPVEFTCELKYDGASISITYENGEIARAVTRGDGVQGDDVTNNIRTIKSVPIRLKGDYPASFDIRGEIVLPLAGFEKMNQELIEIGETPYSNPRNTASGSLKLQDSAEVAKRPLDCLLYYVVGSDLGMMTQYESLGRAREWGFKVPTISKLAKNIDEVFEFISYWDVHRHELPYETDGVVIKVNSLHYQDELGYTSKAPRWAIAYKFKAEQAETVLNSISYQVGRTGAITPVANLEPVQLAGTIVKRASLHNADQIAKLDIRVNDSVYVEKGGEIIPKIVGVNFDARPADSERTIYIKECPECGTKLKRSEGEAQHYCSNVYGCPPQIAGRIQHYISRKAMDIDGLGEETVVLLYKNGLVENYADLYELRKEQVLGLERMGEKSADNLIKGIEASKQIPFERVLYALGIRYVGETVAKKLANHYKTIDALAVAPLMELIMVDEIGERIAQSVIDFFSSDVNKAIIARLKDYGVQFVLEEKESTVISDTLLGKTLVVSGVFEKMSRDEIKQVIEDHGGKVGSSITSKTDYVVAGDKMGPSKLEKANKLGVTILTENEFLDLIQ, encoded by the coding sequence ATGGATATTAAAGCACAATTAGAGTTACTCCGCAAAGAGTTAAATGACCATAATTATAATTATTATGTGTTAGACAATCCTACTATTTCAGATTTTGATTTTGATCAAAAATTAAAAGTATTAGAGCAACTAGAGTTAGCTCATACAGAATATTATGATATAAACTCACCTACTCAAAGGGTAGGAGGTACAGTGACCAAGAATTTTAATACTGTTGTACATCGTCATCGTATGTATTCTTTAGATAATTCGTATTCTAAAGAAGATTTACTTGACTGGGAGCAACGAGTACAAAAGGTTTTAGGAGATGTTCCTGTAGAGTTTACTTGTGAATTAAAATATGATGGAGCGTCTATTAGTATAACGTATGAGAACGGAGAAATCGCAAGAGCAGTAACACGAGGAGATGGAGTACAGGGAGATGATGTGACAAATAATATCCGCACGATTAAGTCTGTGCCTATTCGATTAAAAGGAGATTATCCAGCTAGTTTTGATATTCGTGGAGAGATTGTATTGCCACTAGCTGGTTTTGAAAAGATGAATCAAGAGTTAATTGAAATAGGAGAAACACCTTATTCTAATCCTAGAAATACCGCATCGGGAAGTTTAAAACTTCAAGATAGTGCAGAGGTAGCCAAGAGACCACTTGATTGTTTGTTATATTATGTGGTAGGAAGTGATTTAGGGATGATGACTCAATATGAGAGTCTTGGTAGAGCCAGAGAATGGGGGTTTAAAGTACCTACTATTTCGAAGTTAGCAAAAAATATAGATGAAGTATTTGAGTTTATCTCTTACTGGGACGTGCATAGACATGAGTTACCTTATGAGACAGATGGTGTGGTTATAAAAGTAAATTCATTACACTATCAGGATGAACTTGGGTATACATCTAAAGCACCTAGATGGGCAATAGCCTATAAGTTTAAAGCAGAGCAAGCAGAAACAGTATTAAATTCTATTTCTTACCAAGTAGGACGTACTGGAGCTATAACGCCTGTGGCAAATCTGGAACCTGTGCAATTAGCAGGTACAATAGTGAAAAGAGCATCACTGCACAATGCAGATCAGATAGCAAAGCTTGATATTCGAGTGAATGACTCTGTGTATGTAGAGAAAGGTGGAGAGATTATTCCAAAGATTGTTGGAGTTAATTTCGACGCACGACCTGCTGATTCAGAGCGTACGATTTACATTAAAGAATGCCCTGAGTGTGGTACTAAATTAAAGCGAAGTGAAGGGGAAGCTCAACATTATTGTTCTAATGTGTATGGTTGTCCGCCTCAGATAGCTGGTAGAATACAGCATTATATTTCTCGTAAGGCGATGGATATAGATGGGCTTGGTGAAGAAACGGTAGTTCTATTATACAAAAATGGGTTGGTAGAAAACTATGCAGATCTGTATGAATTGAGAAAAGAACAAGTTCTAGGGTTAGAACGAATGGGAGAGAAGTCTGCTGACAATCTAATCAAGGGTATAGAAGCATCTAAACAGATTCCATTTGAGCGCGTTCTTTATGCTTTAGGTATTCGTTATGTAGGTGAAACTGTTGCAAAGAAGTTAGCTAATCACTATAAGACTATTGATGCTTTAGCAGTAGCTCCTTTGATGGAATTGATTATGGTGGATGAGATAGGAGAGCGTATTGCACAGAGTGTGATAGATTTCTTTAGTAGTGATGTGAATAAAGCAATTATAGCTAGGCTAAAAGACTATGGTGTGCAGTTCGTTTTGGAAGAAAAAGAATCGACAGTCATATCAGATACATTGTTAGGAAAAACTTTAGTTGTTTCGGGAGTATTTGAAAAGATGTCTCGTGATGAAATAAAGCAAGTTATAGAAGATCATGGTGGGAAAGTAGGAAGTTCTATAACGTCTAAGACAGATTATGTCGTAGCAGGTGATAAAATGGGACCTTCTAAATTAGAAAAAGCAAACAAATTAGGAGTTACTATCTTAACCGAGAATGAGTTTTTAGATCTGATACAATAA